The Gadus macrocephalus chromosome 21, ASM3116895v1 genome has a segment encoding these proteins:
- the LOC132450083 gene encoding E3 ubiquitin-protein ligase TRIM39-like isoform X2, translated as MASANTSWSEEDFSCSICLDVFSSPVTTPCGHNFCRTCITKFWDEQVKYKCPVCNQIFDTKPDPRVNTLLSQLAAQFRTTVRVKEQPCVKPAEVPCDFYNGTQQKAVKSCLECFMSFCQTHLEPHQRVAVLKKHRLVEPMDRLEDRMCKKHNRLLELFCPTEQVCVCQFCTETDHKSHPVVPLKEEYEVKTAQLGKIEAEVPQMIQERKQKIKEIKDRVELSNKDADREIADGGQVFTALIGCVEKCRDEFNQTVQEKLKSIVKQAEDLIKELEQEIEDLTNRCSEVKQLSHTKDHLHFLQTFRSLKDPPPTWTTVGVRPPSYVGTLRRSLEQLEETLNMEMKNLHDDAELKRVQQYEVDVTLDPYTAASSLILSEDGKQVHCGGVRKVLPDNPKRFTRYIFVLTRQSFSSGRFYFEVQVKDKTAWWLGVVRESIDRIGGSMWTPEMGYWTLHYNKDGLVFKDNPPVRLPLRAELQKVGVLVDYDEGVVSFYDVEARVHIYSATGCTFSEPLYPFLCPGRHGYRGNNSAPLIISPVNQTD; from the coding sequence atggcctctgctaacACTTCGTGGTCTGAGGAGGACTtctcatgttccatctgtctggatgtgttcagcagcCCGGTTACCACAccgtgtggacacaacttctgcagaacctgtattacaaagttctgggatgaacaagtcaagtacaaatgtcctgtttgcaaccAGATTTTCGACACAAAACCTGACCCACGGGTCAATACCCTCTTATCACAGCTGGCTGCTCAGTTTAGAACAACCGTACGAGttaaagagcagccttgtgttaaaccagcagaagttccctgtgacttCTATAATGGGACCCAGcagaaggctgtgaagtcctgcctagagtgttttatgtctttctgccaaacccacctggagccacatcagagagtcgcagtcctgaagaaacatcggctggtcgagcctatggaccgtctggaagacaggatgtgtaagaaacacaaccgacttctggagctcttctgcccgactgaacaggtgtgtgtgtgtcagttctgcacagagacagaccacaagtcccatcctgttgtacctctgaaggaggaatatgaagtgaagacggcccagctggggaagatagaggctgaagttccgcagatgatccaggagagaaaacaaaagattaaggagatcaaaGACAGAGTAGAACTGAGTAACAaagatgcagacagagagatagctgatggtgggcaggtcttcactgctctgataggctgtgttgaaaagtgccgggatgaattcaaccaaacggttcaagagaaactgaaatccatagtgaaacaagctgaagacctcatcaaagagctggagcaggaaatagaagatctgaccaatagatgctcagaggtgaagcagctctcacacactaaagaccacctccacttcctccagaccttcagatccctgaaggatcctccacccacctggaCGACAGTGggggtccgtcctccgtcatacgtagggaccttgaggagatccctggagcagctggaggagacactgaacatggagatgaagaacctgcatgatgatgctgaactgaagagggtccagcagtatgaagtagatgtgactctggatccttaTACAGCTGCTTCCagtctcatcctgtctgaggatgggaaacaagtacattgTGGAGGTGTGAGGAAGGtactcccagacaaccctaagagatttaccAGATATATATTTGTCCTCAccaggcagagcttctcctcagggagattttactttgaggtccaggttaaagacaagactgcaTGGTGGTTAGGAGTGGTCAGAGAGTCCATCGATAGAATAGGTGGGAGTATGTGGACCCCTGAGATGGGTTACTGGACTCTTCACTACAACAAGGATGGGTTGGTGTTTAAAGATAACCctcctgtccgtctccctctgagagctgagctccagaaggtgggggtgcttgttgattatgatgagggtgtggtctccttctatgatgtggaagccagggttcatatctactctgctactggctgcaccttcagtgagcctctctatccattccTCTGCCCAGGCCGCCATGGTTATAGAGGTaacaactctgcccccctgatcatctcacctgtcaatcaaacagactag
- the LOC132450082 gene encoding E3 ubiquitin-protein ligase TRIM39-like, whose amino-acid sequence MASANTSWSEEDFSCSICLDVFSSPVTTPCGHNFCRTCITKFWDEQVKYKCPVCNKIFDTKPDPQVNTLLSQLAAQFRTTVRVKEQPCVEPAEVPCDVCPGTQQKAVKSCLECFMSFCQTHLEPHQRVTVLKGHRLVEPMDRLEDRMCKKHNRLLELFCLTEQVCVCLLCTVTDHKSHPVVPLKEEYEVKTAQLGKMEAEVPQMIQERKQKIKEIKDRVELSNKVADREIAIGGQVFTALIGCVEKCRDEFNQTVQEKLKSTEKQAEDLIKELEQEIEDLTNRCSEVKQLSHTKDHLHFLQTFRSLKDPPPTRDWTTVEVRPPSYVGTLRRSLDQLEETLNMEMKKLCDDAELKRVQQYEVDVTLDPDTAHHSLILSEDGKQVHDGGGGKVLPDNPKRFTNYIFVPTRQSFSSGRFYFEVQVKDKTAWWLGVVRESIDRKGGTRWTPETGYWTLFNYKDRFLFIDKPLVRLPLRAGLQKVGVFVDYDEGVVSFYDVEARVHIYSATGCTFSEALYPLLCPGPCYYEGNNSAPLIISPVNQTD is encoded by the coding sequence atggcctctgctaacacttcctggtctgaggaggacttttcatgttccatctgtctggatgtgttcagcagcCCGGTTACCACAccgtgtggacacaacttctgcagaacctgtattacaaagttctgggatgaacaagtcaagtacaaatgtcctgtttgcaacaagATTTTCGACACAAAACCTGATCCACAGGTCAATACCCTCTTATCACAGCTGGCTGCTCAGTTTAGAACAACCGTACGAGttaaagagcagccttgtgttgaaccagcagaagttccctgtgacgtctgtcctgggacccagcagaaggctgtgaagtcctgcctagagtgttttatgtctttctgccaaacccacctggagccacatcagagagtcacaGTCCTGAAGggacatcggctggtcgagcctatggaccgtctggaagacaggatgtgtaagaaacacaaccgacttctggagctcttctgcctgactgaacaggtgtgtgtgtgtctgttgtgcacagtgacagaccacaagtcccatcctgttgtacctctgaaggaggaatatgaagtgaagacggcccagctggggaagatggAGGCTGAAGTTCcgcagatgatccaggagaggaaacaaaagattaaggagatAAAAGACAGAGTAGAACTGAGCAACAAGgttgcagacagagagatagccatTGGTGGCCAGGTCTTCactgctctgataggctgtgttgaaaagtgccgggatgaattcaaccaaacggttcaagagaaactgaaatccacagagaaacaagctgaagacctcatcaaagagctggagcaggaaatagaagatctgaccaatagatgctcagaggtgaagcagctctcacacactaaagaccacctccacttcctccagaccttcagatccctgaaggatcctccacccaccagggactggaccacggtggaggtccgtcctccgtcatacgtagggaccttgaggagatccctggatcagctggaggagacactgaacatggagatgaagaagctgtgtgatgatgctgaactgaagagggtccagcagtatgaagtagatgtgactctggatcctgatacagctcatcacagtctcatcctgtctgaggatgggaaacaagtacatgatggaggtgggggGAAGGTACTCCCAGACAATCCAAAGAGATTTacaaattatatatttgttcccacgaggcagagcttctcctcagggagattttactttgaggtccaggttaaagacaagactgcaTGGTGGTTAGGAGTGGTCAGAGAGTCCATCGACAGAAAAGGTGGGACCAGGTGGACCCCTGAGACGGGTTACTGGACTCTTTTCAACTACAAGGATAGGTTTTTATTTATAGATAAACCTCTTGTCCgcctccctctgagagctgggctccagaaggtgggggtgtttgttgattatgatgagggtgtggtctccttctatgatgtggaagccagggttcatatctactctgctactggctgcaccttcagTGAGGCTCTCTATCCACTCCTCTGCCCAGGTCCCTGTTATTATGAAGGTaacaactctgcccccctgatcatctcacctgtcaatcagacagactag
- the LOC132450084 gene encoding E3 ubiquitin-protein ligase TRIM39-like has product MASANTSWSEEDFSCSICLDVFSSPVTTPCGHNFCRTCITKFWDDIVKYKCPVCNKIFDTKPDPQVNTLLSELAVQFRTTVRVKEQPCFETAEVPCDVCTGTQQKAVKSCLVCFTSYCQTHLEPHQRVARLQKHRLVEPMDRLEDGMCKKHNRLLELFCQTEQVCVCLLCTETDHKSHPVVPLKEEYEVKTAQPGKIEAEVPQMIQERKQKIKEIKDRVELSNKVADREIAIGGQVFTALIGCVEKCRDEFNQTVQEELKSTEKQAEDLIKELEQEIEDLTNRCSEVKQLSHTKDHLHFLQTFRSLKDPPPTRAWTTVEVRPPSYVGTLKRSLDQLEETLNMEMKKLHDAELKRVQQYEVDVSLDPDTAAPGLILSEDGKQVHDGGVRKVLPDNPKRFTNIAFVLTRQSFSSGRFYFEVQVKDKTYWWLGVVRESIDRRGGTTRTPETGYWTLLYNKDVLVFNDNPPVRLPLRAELQKVGVFVDYDEGVVSFYDVEARVHIYSATGCTFSEPLYPFLYPGPRDYGGNNSAPLIISPVNQTD; this is encoded by the coding sequence atggcctctgctaacacttcctggtctgaggaggacttttcatgttccatctgtctggatgtgttcagcagcCCGGTTACCACAccgtgtggacacaacttctgcagaacctgtattacaaagttctgggatgacatagtcaagtacaaatgtcctgtttgcaacaagATTTTCGACACAAAACCTGATCCACAGGTCAATACCCTCTTATCAGAGCTGGCTGTTCAGTTTAGAACAACCGTACGAGTTAAAGAGCAGCCTTGTTTTGAAACggcagaagttccctgtgacgtctgtactgggacccagcagaaggctgtgaagtcctgcctagtgtgtttcacctcttactgccaaacccacctggagccacatcagagagtcgctcgcctgcagaaacatcggctggtcgagcctatggaccgtctggaagacgggatgtgtaagaaacacaaccgacttctggagctcttctgccagactgaacaggtgtgtgtgtgtctgttgtgcacagagacagaccacaagtcccatcctgttgtacctctgaaggaggaatatgaagtgaagacggcccagccggggaagatagaggctgaagttccacagatgatccaggagaggaaacaaaagattaaggagatcaaaGACAGAGTAGAACTGAGCAACAAAgttgcagacagagagatagccattggtgggcaggtcttcactgctctgataggctgtgttGAAAAGTGCCGCGATGAATTCAACCAAACGGTTCAAGAGgaactgaaatccacagagaaacaagctgaagacctcatcaaagagctggagcaggaaatagaagatctgaccaatagatgctcagaggtgaagcagctctcacacactaaagaccacctccacttcctccagaccttcagatccctgaaggatcctccacccaccagggcctggaccacggtggaggtccgtcctccgtcatacgtagggaccttgaagagatccctggatcagctggaggagacactgaacatggagatgaagaagctgcatgatgctgaactgaagagggtccagcagtatgaagtagatgtgtctctggatcctgatacagctgcTCCTggtctcatcctgtctgaggatgggaaacaagtacacgATGGAGGTGTGAGGAAGGtactcccagacaaccctaagagatttacaaaTATTGCATTTGTcctcacgaggcagagcttctcctcagggagattttactttgaggtccaggttaaagacaagacttATTGGTGGTTAGGAGTGGTCAGAGAGTCCATCGACAGAAGAGGTGGGACCACGAGGACCCCTGAGACGGGTTACTGGACTCTTCTCTACAACAAGGATGTATTGGTATTTAATGATAACCctcctgtccgtctccctctgagagctgagctccagaaggtgggggtgtttgttgattatgatgagggtgtggtctccttctatgatgtggaagccagggttcatatctactctgctactggctgcaccttcagtgagcctctctatccattccTCTACCCAGGTCCCCGTGATTATGGAGGTaacaactctgcccccctgatcatctcacctgtcaatcaaacagactag